The Neoarius graeffei isolate fNeoGra1 chromosome 10, fNeoGra1.pri, whole genome shotgun sequence genome has a segment encoding these proteins:
- the LOC132892727 gene encoding H-2 class II histocompatibility antigen, A-F beta chain-like, which produces MQVLFTLKAVNGYYGHQYFLCYFSQNVSTVEFIYSWYFNNLEYLRYNSTSDKYMGFTDSMVSVVEQLNQDPSNSLSFLVGEICLEYRNKYYNDILKTVKPEVLVRLLRAEVDLEPAVLVCSAYDYHPKGIKVSWLRNGEVISDGLHHCDGSSTGELSNGDWYYQMHSYLEYRPRPRENISVIIMFVSVLPFVFLVDLIEASLPEAERNKLIIGIFFLAFGIVLAIAGFLYYMLSCRECPAEPTSQSISLERTVSETSSEASNL; this is translated from the exons ATGCAGGTTTTATTCACACTGAAAGCAG TGAATGGTTACTATGGACATCAGTACTTCCTGTGCTACTTCTCTCAGAATGTAAGCACCGTTGAATTCATTTACTCTTGGTACTTCAACAACTTAGAATATCTGAGGTACAACAGCACTTCAGATAAATACATGGGATTCACAGACAGCATGGTGTCGGTGGTGGAGCAGTTGAATCAAGACCCCAGTAACAGCCTCTCTTTCTTGGTTGGAGAAATCTGCTTAGAATACAGAAATAAATACTATAACGACATCCTGAAGACAG TGAAACCTGAGGTCCTTGTGAGGTTACTGAGGGCCGAGGTTGACCTTGAACCAGCGGTGCTGGTGTGCAGTGCGTATGATTATCACCCCAAAGGAATCAAAGTGTCATGGCTGAGAAATGGCGAGGTCATCAGTGATGGCCTCCATCACTGTGATGGCTCCTCCACCGGTGAGCTTTCAAATGGAGACTGGTACTATCAGATGCACAGTTATCTCGAGTACAGACCGAGACCTAGAGAAAACATCTCGGTTATTATTATGTTCG TTAGTGTTCTGCCTTTTGTGTTTCTTGTTGATTTGATAGAGGCTTCACTTCCTGAGGCTGAGAGGAATAAGCTGATTATCGGCATTTTTTTCCTGGCGTTTGGAATCGTTTTGGCCATTGCTGGATTTCTTTATTACATGCTGAGCTGTAGAG AATGTCCTGCAGAACCAACGTCACAGTCGATATCTTTAG AGCGCACTGTTTCAGAGACGAGTTCAGAAGCTTCAAACCTATAA